A segment of the Bacteriovorax sp. BAL6_X genome:
ATGAGTATCATTCGTGAAGGACTTAGACTTTATCACGATAATAAAGGCTCTTTTAAAAAAGAAGTTATTCAATCAAAAATTGGTAAGCTCAAAAATGAAGGGATTACACCTGAAAATTTTGCAGACTCACCTTTCTTTGATGGTGAGGATCCATACGATCACGCAGTCAATTTTCTTTACGAGTACTATCAAGAAAAGCTTAAGTTTTATAATGCCATCGACTTTGATGATATTCTTCTACTTACTGTAAAACTATTTGATGACAATCCTGAGATCGCTCTCGAGTATTCAAATGGCTTTAAGTACATCATGGTTGATGAGTATCAGGATACAAACCCGCTTCAATTTAGACTTATTCGTCACTTAACTTGTGCACACGATAACCTATGTGTTGTTGGTGATGATGATCAGGCCATCTATTCATTTAGAGGCGCCGATATTGCAAATATTATTGGATTTGAGAGAGATTTCTCCCGAGCAAAAATTATTAAGCTTGAGCAAAACTATCGTTCAGTTTCTCCAATTCTAAAACTAGCTAACGCTGTTATTCAAGAAAATACAGATCGAAGAGATAAGACACTTTGGTCAGATAAACCAAGTGATCACAAACCAATTCTTTGGGAGCTTGAAGATACTGATCATGAAGCGGAAATAATTGTTGAGGATATTATCTCTCACCAGTCAAAAGGTGGACACCTTGGTGATATTGCAATTCTTTACCGCTCAAATACACAAGCTGCCCCAATTGAAGAACAGCTAAGACTTTCACAAGTTCCATATACAATTATTGGTGGTCAGAAATTTTACGAAAAGAAAGAAGTAAAAGATATCATGGCATACCTTTCGGTTATTAAGAACCCGGCCGATCAGATGGCGCTTCGAAGAATTCTAAATGTTCCAAATCGCGGAATAGGGATGAAGACGCTAGAAAAATTCCTAGAAGAAAGTGAGGCCCATCAAATAGATCTCTTTAGTGCGATGAAAGGTGCTCCAGAGCTTGCAGGGCCAAGAGCTGAGAAGATATCAGCATTTGTTCAATTGATCGAAACGGCAAAAGGATATTTTGAAAGACAGCCGCTAAGTCAGGCCATTACAAGCCTTACTGAGGATCTAAAGTATTTTGAGTATATTGATAAATGCTATGATCAAGTTAAACAGGCTTCGAGAAGAAAGGATGATATTCACTTTTTCATTGAGTCAGCGGCCCGCTTTACAGAAAATTTTAAAGAGCAAGCAACCCTTAATAAGTTCATGGAAAAGCTCATGTTACAGGACTCTCAAGATTCAAAAGATGATGAAGAGGATGATGATGTGAGAAAGAATGAAGTGACAATGATGACACTTCATTCTTCTAAAGGCCTAGAGTTTAAGCAAGTTTATATGGTTGGTGTTGAAGAAGAAATCCTTCCGCACAAGAGAACAATTGTTAACGGCGAAGGAGACGCAGAGGAGCGTAGACTTTGTTACGTTGGAATCACACGTGCTCAAGAAAAGTTAATTATGACAGTTTGTAAGCAGAGAAAAATCTATGGAAATATGCTAACACGTCACCACTCTCGATTTCTTTGTACGGACAAAGCTAAGAGCTTCTTTGTCAAACAAGATCGCCAGAACTTTGGTCACCTTGAGTCACAAGAAGAAGTGGACGCCTATAAGAAAGACTTCTTTTCAGGCCTTATGAATCTTCTAGATTAAAATCAATGATAACAGTATTTGAAGAATAACCAGGAATAAGGCTAATTAATGCCTCGAAGAATCCCTGTTTAATTGTGACTCGCATTTTACTAACCATGCGACAGTCATAACTTCTTTGCTTAAAGATATCGCGAATTCTTCTTTCTTCAATTCCAAAACCAGAAATATTTTTTGAAACTTGATATTGAAGTTTCTCTTCGGAATTGCCCCATACTCCACTTCTTGAACCGCAGAATTGGCTATTGAGCTTTACTCCACTTGAAGCACAAGATGCAACCAACAGTAGTAAAGGAAGAAAGATAAATCTAGTAAACTTCATACTCATTCTCTCCAATATCTGTTGCGGCCTTTACTTCAATTTGTTTTTTTGAAAAGAGTCCAAAGCTTAAAAATTTAATGAATTGATCAAGGGGTGACTCCACCTCTTGAATTTCGATACGTGAGACATACTCACTTCGACGTCGAAAGAAATCATTTCCTAATTTCACATGGTGTTGTTTTGGAAGAGTTCCATAGAACATATTTTGAACTTCATGATTAGCTTTTAGTGTAATGGCCTCTCGGTTAGCATGTTTTGAAATATGCAATATTCTCTCACCTTCTCCACTATAGAGAGTGTTAGAGCAAGACGAGAGAACTATAACCATGAAGGCCAAAACGATAAGCTTAATACTAATTTCCTTTGAAGTCTGGATTTCTCTTTTCTTTTAGAGCAGATAATCCTTCAAAATGATCATTTGTTCGTTGAGCAATCCCTTGATAAGCACTCATAAGGTTTAAGTGCGATTCTAAATCGTCATGTGCAGCACGTTTCATCGCAGTTTTTGTTAATTGAACCGCAACAGGAGCATTAGCAGAGATTTCATTTGCAAATGCACTTACCGCTAGTTCAAGATCTTCACCTGTTACAATATTATTAACGAGTCCCATTTGCATAGCCTCTTTAGCTGTATAGATACGGCCAGTTAAGTACATCTCCATTGCTTTAGTGTAGCCAACTTTTCTCGTAAGAAAATATGGGCCACCATCACCTGGAACAAGTGAAAGCTTACAGAAAGTCTCACCAAATTTAGCATCATCACTTGCCACTGCAAGGTCACACATTGCCACAAGATCACAACCGGCCCCTATTGCACCACCGTGAACCATAGCTATTATTGGTTTTTGAAGTCTTTCAATGACTCTTGGAATATTTTGAATTCCTTTTGAGTAACGATTTCTTAACTCAAATGATTCTCCAGCAAACATACCCTTGCGAGCAATCATTGCCTTGATATCGCCACCAGCACAAAAGTTCTCCCCTTCGCCTCTTAGAACAATTACACGAATATCAGGATCGCCATCAGCAAATGTCAGAACTTCAGTAAGAGAAGCAATCATTTTATTTGTGATAGCGTTTGCCATCTTTGTATTATCAAGACTTACCCAAAGGGCTGCATCTTTCTTTTCAATTTTTAAATGTTCAAATTCGTAGCCGTAAATAGACATTACTTTCTTCCTTTATAAGCTTGAAAAAACTTAGACGGTGCTGTGTGACCGATTTTAGAAATGATAAATGAACTAGCGTCGTGAAGCTTATCCATATCCACACCAGTTTCATAACCTAGTTTATGTAAGAGATTAACAACATCATCAGTTGCAACGTTACCACTTGCCCCTTTAGCATATGGACAACCACCAAGACCTGCCGCAGATGAATCAAAAACTTCGATCCCCTCTTCAAGAGAAGCATAGATATTTGCCAATGCCATCCCTTCTGTATCGTGAAAATGCATGGCCATTTGCTTTAAGTCAAAATTTTTGGCGATGAGTTTTGTTATTCGTT
Coding sequences within it:
- a CDS encoding ATP-dependent helicase; the encoded protein is MISLAGLNDKQRAAAETIEGPVLILAGAGSGKTRTITYRIAHMVDNLHIPGKQILAVSFTNKAAKEMKERVHGLLGKNKSRGMTLATFHSLGLKILKKEITHLGYHKNFSIYDQTDQMSIIREGLRLYHDNKGSFKKEVIQSKIGKLKNEGITPENFADSPFFDGEDPYDHAVNFLYEYYQEKLKFYNAIDFDDILLLTVKLFDDNPEIALEYSNGFKYIMVDEYQDTNPLQFRLIRHLTCAHDNLCVVGDDDQAIYSFRGADIANIIGFERDFSRAKIIKLEQNYRSVSPILKLANAVIQENTDRRDKTLWSDKPSDHKPILWELEDTDHEAEIIVEDIISHQSKGGHLGDIAILYRSNTQAAPIEEQLRLSQVPYTIIGGQKFYEKKEVKDIMAYLSVIKNPADQMALRRILNVPNRGIGMKTLEKFLEESEAHQIDLFSAMKGAPELAGPRAEKISAFVQLIETAKGYFERQPLSQAITSLTEDLKYFEYIDKCYDQVKQASRRKDDIHFFIESAARFTENFKEQATLNKFMEKLMLQDSQDSKDDEEDDDVRKNEVTMMTLHSSKGLEFKQVYMVGVEEEILPHKRTIVNGEGDAEERRLCYVGITRAQEKLIMTVCKQRKIYGNMLTRHHSRFLCTDKAKSFFVKQDRQNFGHLESQEEVDAYKKDFFSGLMNLLD
- a CDS encoding enoyl-CoA hydratase-related protein — translated: MSIYGYEFEHLKIEKKDAALWVSLDNTKMANAITNKMIASLTEVLTFADGDPDIRVIVLRGEGENFCAGGDIKAMIARKGMFAGESFELRNRYSKGIQNIPRVIERLQKPIIAMVHGGAIGAGCDLVAMCDLAVASDDAKFGETFCKLSLVPGDGGPYFLTRKVGYTKAMEMYLTGRIYTAKEAMQMGLVNNIVTGEDLELAVSAFANEISANAPVAVQLTKTAMKRAAHDDLESHLNLMSAYQGIAQRTNDHFEGLSALKEKRNPDFKGN